One part of the Mycolicibacterium aromaticivorans JS19b1 = JCM 16368 genome encodes these proteins:
- a CDS encoding sterol carrier family protein, protein MPARSSADPAATVAAVSAVSDWLRDDAAATPDRPAIATAVRLTARTLAALAPGASVEVRVPPFVAVQCISGPRHTRGTPPNVVEADPRTWLRLATGLLDVDEASRLGALRLSGSRAGEVAGWLPVVTLTD, encoded by the coding sequence GTGCCCGCCCGCAGTAGCGCCGACCCCGCAGCCACCGTCGCCGCGGTGAGCGCCGTGTCGGACTGGCTGCGCGACGACGCCGCGGCCACCCCGGACCGCCCGGCCATCGCCACGGCCGTCCGGTTGACCGCTCGCACCCTGGCCGCTCTCGCGCCCGGCGCGAGTGTCGAGGTGCGTGTGCCACCTTTTGTTGCGGTGCAATGCATCTCCGGACCCCGCCACACCCGCGGTACACCCCCCAATGTGGTGGAGGCCGATCCGCGGACGTGGCTGCGGCTGGCGACGGGTCTGCTCGACGTCGACGAGGCATCCCGACTCGGTGCGCTGCGGCTGTCGGGATCCCGGGCCGGCGAGGTGGCGGGCTGGCTCCCCGTCGTGACACTCACCGACTGA
- a CDS encoding DUF2867 domain-containing protein encodes MSAKQTRCLVTGATGYVGGRLVPRLLEDGFAVRALARNPDKLAKVPWRDQIEIARGDLTDADSLAEAFTDVDVVYYLVHSMGTSADFTADERRAAQNVVTAARSAGVRRIVYLSGLHPEGADLSTHLASRTTVGEILIASGIETVVLQAGVVVGSGSASFEMIRHLTDRLPVMTTPKWVHNKIQPIAIRDVLHYLAAAATAEVPKSRAWDIGGPDVLEYGDMMQIYAEVAGLSRRYMVVLPVLTPRIAALWVGFVTPIPSGLARPLVESLHCDAVMANHDIDTIIDRPAAGLTPYRRAVSLALARIARGEVETTWDTGTAAPLPSDPDWAGAIVYTDTRSWRTKASPAQLWEAVEHSVPEHWHVESRDEGVLLRLRADRRSPGVRWLEMRVAPDRGGSRYEQRAIFYPRGLLGRLYWLAGRPLHAAALGAQLRKVSEAAG; translated from the coding sequence ATGTCGGCGAAGCAGACCCGATGCTTGGTGACCGGTGCCACCGGTTACGTCGGCGGCCGTCTGGTGCCGCGACTGCTGGAGGACGGCTTCGCGGTGCGCGCGCTGGCGCGAAATCCGGACAAGCTCGCGAAGGTGCCGTGGCGCGACCAGATCGAGATCGCCCGCGGTGACCTCACCGACGCCGACTCACTCGCCGAGGCGTTCACCGACGTCGACGTCGTCTACTACCTGGTGCACTCCATGGGCACGTCGGCGGACTTCACCGCCGACGAACGGCGGGCGGCCCAGAACGTCGTCACCGCGGCCCGCAGTGCCGGCGTGCGGCGAATCGTCTACCTCAGCGGCCTGCACCCCGAAGGCGCGGACCTGTCAACGCATCTGGCGTCGCGCACCACGGTCGGTGAGATCCTCATCGCGTCGGGCATCGAGACAGTGGTGCTGCAGGCCGGGGTGGTGGTGGGCTCAGGATCGGCGTCCTTCGAGATGATCCGCCACCTCACCGACCGGCTGCCGGTGATGACGACCCCCAAATGGGTGCACAACAAAATTCAGCCGATCGCCATCCGCGACGTGCTGCACTACCTCGCTGCCGCGGCCACCGCCGAGGTGCCGAAGTCGCGGGCCTGGGACATCGGCGGCCCCGACGTCCTGGAGTACGGCGACATGATGCAGATCTATGCCGAGGTGGCCGGGCTGAGCCGCCGCTACATGGTGGTGCTGCCGGTGCTGACCCCGCGGATCGCCGCATTATGGGTGGGCTTTGTGACGCCCATCCCGTCCGGTTTGGCTCGTCCGCTGGTCGAATCCCTGCACTGCGATGCTGTCATGGCCAACCACGACATCGACACCATCATCGACCGGCCGGCCGCCGGCCTCACCCCCTACCGGCGAGCGGTCTCACTCGCCCTGGCCCGCATCGCCCGCGGCGAGGTTGAGACGACCTGGGACACCGGCACCGCCGCGCCACTGCCCAGCGATCCGGACTGGGCCGGCGCCATCGTCTACACCGACACCCGATCGTGGCGCACCAAGGCCAGCCCGGCGCAGCTCTGGGAAGCGGTCGAGCACAGTGTCCCGGAGCACTGGCACGTCGAGAGCCGTGACGAGGGTGTGCTCTTGCGGCTGCGGGCCGATCGCCGCAGCCCGGGCGTGCGGTGGCTGGAGATGCGAGTCGCACCCGACCGAGGTGGCAGCCGATATGAACAGCGGGCGATCTTCTACCCGCGCGGGCTGCTGGGCCGGCTTTACTGGCTCGCCGGGCGTCCGCTGCATGCGGCGGCGCTGGGCGCGCAGCTGCGCAAGGTCAGCGAAGCCGCCGGGTGA
- a CDS encoding PPOX class F420-dependent oxidoreductase yields MTFKPHEIEYLKSADLGRLATIAPDGTLQNSPVGFSYNDALGTLDVVGYNMAKSRKFRNLATNNTVAFVVDDIASRSPWRVRCLEIRGTAEQAEAPDGDAIIRITPKRIISFGIDDTETEPHDLVPDSRDVPTTGD; encoded by the coding sequence ATGACGTTCAAACCGCACGAAATCGAGTACCTGAAGTCGGCGGATCTCGGCCGGCTGGCCACCATCGCACCGGACGGCACGCTGCAGAACAGTCCGGTCGGCTTCTCCTACAACGACGCGCTCGGCACCCTCGACGTCGTCGGCTACAACATGGCCAAGAGCCGCAAGTTCCGCAACCTGGCCACCAACAACACCGTTGCGTTCGTGGTCGACGACATCGCCTCGCGCAGCCCGTGGCGGGTGCGGTGTCTGGAGATTCGCGGCACCGCCGAGCAGGCCGAGGCGCCCGACGGGGACGCGATCATCCGGATCACGCCCAAACGGATCATCAGCTTCGGCATCGACGACACCGAGACCGAGCCGCACGACCTGGTGCCGGACAGCCGGGATGTGCCGACGACGGGCGACTAG
- a CDS encoding DUF4436 domain-containing protein, with amino-acid sequence MKVRLIAIVIVLIGAYIATISLYAGTGLGEPSRLVQGTATSDGTTVHADLDEVHSARGELVINVTVVPGAKLVDPMTHGLIDDLSMTVDSGITPTIRTWTKGSTPGVIPVTLAMTGDPGTYPFDHYRAGPLTIEVTAGNSHAVTRVSPSIFDRTPGWQFRAQPIGQGTASGAYQLDIQRSPSTAAVVAILLAALVTIAVLGITVSVQTIRDRRKFQPPMTTWFAAMLFAVVPLRNALPDAPTIGTWIDVTVILWVIVALVASMALYIACWWRHLNPAFDKL; translated from the coding sequence ATGAAGGTTCGCCTCATCGCAATTGTGATCGTCCTCATCGGCGCATACATCGCGACGATCTCGCTGTACGCGGGCACCGGTCTGGGCGAACCGTCACGGCTCGTTCAGGGGACCGCCACCTCGGACGGGACCACCGTGCACGCCGACCTGGACGAGGTTCACTCCGCGAGGGGCGAATTGGTCATCAACGTGACGGTGGTCCCAGGCGCGAAACTGGTGGATCCGATGACCCACGGGCTCATCGACGACCTGAGTATGACCGTGGATTCGGGGATCACACCGACCATCAGGACGTGGACCAAGGGCTCGACCCCGGGCGTAATCCCGGTGACGCTGGCCATGACCGGCGACCCCGGCACCTATCCCTTCGACCACTATCGGGCGGGCCCGCTGACCATCGAGGTCACAGCGGGTAACAGCCACGCGGTGACGCGTGTGTCGCCGTCGATCTTCGACCGGACCCCCGGCTGGCAGTTCCGGGCTCAGCCGATCGGGCAGGGCACCGCATCCGGGGCCTACCAGCTGGACATCCAGCGCTCGCCGAGTACTGCCGCGGTGGTGGCGATCCTGCTGGCGGCGCTGGTAACGATCGCGGTGCTGGGCATCACGGTCTCGGTGCAGACCATTCGCGATCGGCGCAAGTTCCAGCCGCCGATGACAACCTGGTTCGCCGCAATGCTGTTCGCCGTGGTGCCGCTGCGCAACGCGCTTCCCGACGCACCGACGATCGGGACCTGGATCGACGTGACCGTGATCCTGTGGGTCATCGTCGCGTTGGTGGCGTCGATGGCGCTCTACATCGCGTGCTGGTGGCGCCACCTCAACCCGGCGTTCGACAAGCTGTGA
- a CDS encoding CPBP family intramembrane glutamic endopeptidase, which yields MITKDSGAPAVRAIVSTGLAAAVGAPLGLRPPRLWSGLRFGAVAFGLVATGVAGLTAVPRVRQGMNDRKIPPDPVRWLALEIPVATAWTEEMLFRGLLQTVAVRALGPTFGPLAQAVAFGLWHIPDARRVGDPVLGTVVVTGVAGWVFGWLARRSGSVLAPVLAHTAFNESAAVAAMVVQRR from the coding sequence ATGATCACCAAGGATTCCGGCGCGCCGGCCGTGCGCGCGATCGTCAGCACCGGGTTGGCGGCGGCCGTCGGTGCGCCATTGGGGTTGCGGCCGCCCCGGCTGTGGTCGGGGCTGAGGTTCGGTGCGGTGGCCTTCGGACTGGTGGCCACGGGTGTCGCGGGATTGACGGCGGTGCCGCGGGTGCGTCAAGGGATGAACGACCGCAAGATCCCGCCGGATCCCGTCCGCTGGCTGGCGCTGGAGATTCCGGTCGCCACGGCGTGGACGGAGGAGATGCTGTTTCGGGGCCTGCTTCAGACCGTCGCCGTGCGGGCGCTCGGGCCGACGTTCGGCCCGCTGGCGCAGGCGGTCGCCTTCGGGCTCTGGCACATCCCCGACGCCCGGCGGGTCGGCGACCCGGTGCTGGGCACCGTGGTGGTGACGGGCGTGGCCGGATGGGTGTTCGGCTGGCTCGCCAGACGGTCGGGAAGCGTGCTGGCGCCGGTTCTCGCGCACACGGCGTTCAACGAGTCCGCCGCGGTGGCCGCCATGGTGGTGCAGCGGCGCTAG
- a CDS encoding alpha/beta hydrolase — protein MTSAVDDVTGEAQAPPGTRRHRESLIEWAWSLVRLDFVGVAVGALFFCLSLTPSLVPRDWVLAGVIGGINAAIGYGIGVLAGKAVRRLFLGHQPWWPPSARVTVRLKAATVVLSTGASVLMLVPAAAWQREIAAVMGIEGPSTLIYLRTLAVALVAGGLFVSAARVIKDAIKFLARLMIRRWHINDEVAMFIGTAIVVVLVITLVNGVLYRGFIAGASAVFQPQNDTTRPGVEQPVQPERSGSPASFAAWDTLGFQGRNFVGTGPDAAELTELNGRPAKEPIRIYAGLETADTTEGRVAVLLSELQRTKAFERKILVIIPTTGTGWVDPVAARAIESMYNGDTALVAMQYSYLPSWISFLADRDKSVEAGRAMINGIQRRWLQWPEAARPKLMLYGESLGSLAGQGAFGYLPDVVDKGFSSVLWVGPPNASVLWKALTVRRDPGSPEYQPRYDGGRTVRFAQAAGPEQIAGIAASPTWKGTRVLYLQHPSDPVVWWSPRLLFTRPDWLREPPGFDRSPAMQWYPIITFWQVSADMAGNVTSSQAAPNGHGHNYGDSPLDGWVAVAAPDGWTHADTDRIRRSLDKLIAAGGPEFQ, from the coding sequence ATGACCAGTGCGGTCGACGACGTCACCGGTGAGGCTCAGGCCCCGCCCGGGACACGGCGTCACCGCGAGTCGCTGATCGAGTGGGCATGGAGCCTGGTCCGGCTGGACTTCGTCGGGGTGGCGGTCGGCGCGCTGTTCTTCTGCCTGTCGCTGACTCCGTCGTTGGTGCCGCGCGACTGGGTGCTGGCCGGTGTGATCGGCGGGATCAACGCCGCCATCGGGTACGGCATCGGGGTGCTCGCAGGCAAGGCGGTTCGCCGGCTTTTCCTCGGTCACCAGCCGTGGTGGCCGCCGAGTGCGCGGGTCACCGTCCGCCTCAAGGCCGCGACCGTGGTGCTCTCGACCGGTGCCAGCGTGCTGATGCTGGTGCCTGCCGCCGCCTGGCAGCGCGAGATCGCGGCGGTCATGGGTATCGAAGGTCCGTCCACGCTGATCTACCTGCGCACGCTGGCCGTCGCGCTGGTTGCCGGTGGTCTGTTCGTCAGCGCCGCGCGCGTGATCAAGGACGCCATCAAGTTTCTCGCGCGGCTGATGATCCGGCGCTGGCACATCAACGACGAGGTCGCGATGTTCATCGGCACCGCGATCGTCGTGGTGCTGGTCATCACCCTCGTCAACGGTGTGCTCTACCGCGGCTTCATCGCCGGTGCCAGCGCGGTGTTCCAACCACAGAATGACACCACCCGTCCCGGCGTCGAACAACCTGTCCAGCCCGAAAGATCAGGCAGCCCAGCATCATTCGCCGCGTGGGACACCCTGGGATTCCAGGGCCGCAACTTCGTCGGCACCGGGCCGGATGCCGCCGAGCTCACCGAGCTCAACGGGCGGCCCGCGAAGGAGCCGATCCGGATCTACGCCGGCCTGGAAACGGCGGACACCACCGAGGGCCGGGTGGCTGTACTGCTCTCGGAGTTGCAGCGCACCAAGGCTTTTGAGCGAAAGATCCTGGTCATCATCCCCACCACCGGCACCGGCTGGGTCGACCCGGTGGCGGCCAGGGCCATCGAGTCGATGTACAACGGCGACACCGCGCTGGTCGCCATGCAGTACTCGTACCTGCCGAGCTGGATCTCGTTCCTGGCCGACCGCGACAAGTCGGTCGAGGCGGGCCGGGCGATGATCAACGGCATCCAGCGCCGATGGCTGCAGTGGCCGGAGGCCGCGCGGCCCAAGCTGATGCTCTACGGCGAAAGCCTGGGGTCGCTGGCCGGTCAGGGCGCGTTCGGATACCTGCCCGACGTCGTCGACAAGGGGTTCTCGTCGGTGCTGTGGGTAGGGCCGCCCAACGCCAGCGTCTTGTGGAAAGCGCTGACCGTGCGGCGCGATCCCGGCAGCCCGGAGTACCAACCGCGCTACGACGGCGGGCGCACCGTGCGGTTCGCGCAGGCGGCCGGGCCCGAGCAGATCGCCGGGATCGCGGCCTCCCCGACCTGGAAGGGCACCCGGGTGCTCTATCTGCAGCACCCGTCGGACCCGGTGGTGTGGTGGTCACCGCGGCTGCTGTTCACCAGGCCGGACTGGCTGCGCGAGCCGCCGGGGTTCGACCGCAGCCCGGCCATGCAGTGGTACCCGATCATCACGTTCTGGCAGGTGAGTGCCGACATGGCGGGCAACGTGACCAGCTCGCAGGCGGCGCCGAACGGGCACGGCCACAACTATGGCGACAGCCCGCTCGACGGCTGGGTCGCAGTCGCCGCACCCGACGGCTGGACGCATGCCGACACCGACCGCATCCGGCGCTCCCTCGACAAGCTCATCGCGGCAGGCGGGCCCGAATTCCAATGA
- the purF gene encoding amidophosphoribosyltransferase — translation MVTEQVENDPREECGVFGVWAPGEDVAKLTYYGLYALQHRGQEAAGIAVADGSQVLVFKDLGLVSQVFDEQTLAAMPGHVAIGHCRYSTTGSTTWENAQPVFRNTAAGTGIALGHNGNLVNTADLATRARDAGLINPNMPGAATTDSDILGALLAHGAADSTIEQAALALLPSVRGAFCLTFMDENTLYAARDPHGVRPLSLGRLDRGWVVASETAALDIVGASFVRDIEPGELLAIDADGVRSSRFANPTPKGCVFEYVYLARPDSTLAGRSVHGARVDIGRRLAREKPVEADLVIGVPESGTPAAVGYAQESGIPFGQGLMKNAYVGRTFIQPSQTIRQLGIRLKLNPLKEVIRGKRLIVVDDSIVRGNTQRALLRMLREAGAVEVHVRIASPPVKWPCFYGIDFATPAELIANAVDNEDEMLEAVRHAIGADSLGYISQQGMIAATEQPASRLCCACFDGNYPIELPGETQLGKNVVEHMLATAARTGLPIQPVSVDNDNVSALSRP, via the coding sequence ATCGTGACCGAACAAGTGGAGAACGACCCTCGGGAAGAGTGCGGCGTCTTCGGCGTATGGGCTCCAGGCGAGGATGTAGCCAAACTCACTTATTACGGTCTCTATGCCCTGCAGCACAGGGGTCAGGAAGCCGCAGGCATCGCCGTCGCCGACGGATCGCAGGTCTTGGTCTTCAAGGATCTGGGTCTGGTCAGCCAGGTGTTCGACGAGCAGACGCTGGCCGCCATGCCTGGCCACGTCGCCATCGGCCACTGCCGGTATTCGACCACCGGGTCCACGACTTGGGAGAACGCCCAGCCGGTGTTCCGCAACACCGCGGCGGGCACCGGAATCGCGTTGGGCCACAACGGAAACTTGGTCAACACCGCTGATCTGGCCACTCGGGCCCGCGACGCCGGCCTAATCAACCCGAACATGCCGGGCGCGGCGACCACCGACTCCGACATTCTCGGCGCCCTGCTGGCCCACGGCGCGGCCGACTCCACCATCGAGCAGGCCGCCCTGGCATTGCTGCCCAGCGTGCGCGGTGCGTTCTGCCTGACCTTCATGGACGAGAACACGCTCTACGCCGCGCGGGACCCGCACGGCGTGCGCCCGCTGTCGCTGGGCCGGCTCGACCGCGGCTGGGTGGTGGCGTCCGAAACCGCCGCCCTCGACATCGTCGGCGCCTCCTTCGTCCGGGACATCGAACCCGGTGAGCTGCTGGCCATCGACGCCGACGGCGTGCGCTCCAGCCGCTTCGCCAACCCGACACCCAAGGGCTGCGTGTTCGAGTACGTCTACCTCGCCCGCCCCGACAGCACGCTGGCCGGGCGGTCGGTACACGGCGCGCGAGTCGACATCGGCCGCCGGCTGGCCCGCGAGAAGCCGGTCGAGGCCGACCTGGTGATCGGTGTTCCCGAGTCGGGCACCCCGGCCGCCGTCGGCTACGCCCAGGAGTCCGGGATCCCGTTCGGCCAGGGCCTGATGAAGAATGCCTACGTCGGGCGCACGTTCATCCAGCCGTCGCAGACCATCCGCCAGCTCGGTATCCGGCTCAAGCTGAACCCGCTCAAAGAGGTGATCCGCGGCAAGCGGCTCATCGTCGTCGACGACTCGATCGTCCGCGGCAACACCCAGCGCGCCCTGCTGCGGATGCTGCGGGAGGCCGGCGCCGTCGAGGTGCATGTCCGCATCGCCTCCCCGCCGGTGAAGTGGCCGTGCTTCTACGGCATCGATTTCGCCACCCCGGCCGAACTGATCGCCAACGCGGTGGACAACGAGGACGAGATGCTCGAGGCGGTGCGGCACGCGATCGGCGCCGACTCGCTGGGTTACATCTCGCAGCAAGGCATGATCGCCGCGACCGAACAGCCCGCGTCCCGGCTGTGCTGCGCCTGCTTCGACGGCAACTACCCGATCGAGTTGCCCGGCGAGACCCAGCTCGGCAAGAACGTCGTCGAGCACATGCTGGCCACGGCCGCCCGCACCGGCCTGCCGATTCAGCCGGTGTCCGTCGACAACGACAACGTCTCGGCGCTCAGCAGGCCCTGA
- the purL gene encoding phosphoribosylformylglycinamidine synthase subunit PurL: MTSGLSGAVDTVDHASTTPEHPQPYRELGLKDDEYQRIRDILGRRPTDAELAMYSVMWSEHCSYKSSKVHLRYFGETTTEAMRSSMLAGIGENAGVVDIGDGWAVTFKVESHNHPSYVEPYQGAATGVGGIVRDIMAMGARPVAVMDQLRFGAADAPDTRRVLDGVVRGVGGYGNSLGLPNIGGETVFDASYAGNPLVNALCVGVLRKEDLHLAFASGTGNKIILFGARTGLDGIGGVSVLASDTFSGDESGAGRKKLPSVQVGDPFTEKVLIECCLELYAAGLVVGIQDLGGAGLSCATSELASAGDGGMRIELDRVPLRAKDMTPAEVLSSESQERMCAVVTPENVDAFLAVCRKWDVLATVIGEVTDGDRLQITWNGETVVDVPPRTVAHEGPVYERPVQRPDSQDALIADTSARLPRPQTGDELRATVLALVGSPHLCSRAFITEQYDRYVRGNTVLAEHADGGVLRIDETTGRGIALSTDASGRYTQLDPYTGAQLALAEAYRNVAVTGATPVAVTNCLNFGSPEDPGVMWQFSQAVRGLADGCAALGIPVTGGNVSFYNQTGATPILPTPVVGVLGVLDDVTRRLPTGLGNEPGETLLLLGDTRDEFDGSIWAQVTGDHLGGVPPQVDLEREKLLAEVLAAASRDGLASAAHDLSEGGLIQAVIEAALAGETGCRIVLPEGTDPFTFLFSESAGRALVAVPRTEESRFVSMCEARGLPVTRIGVSDPGSDSVDVQGLFTVTLAELRATSEKVLPGLFG; encoded by the coding sequence GTGACATCTGGGCTCTCTGGAGCAGTCGACACCGTCGACCACGCGTCAACCACCCCCGAGCACCCGCAGCCGTATCGCGAACTCGGCCTCAAAGACGACGAGTATCAGCGGATCCGGGACATCCTCGGTCGCAGGCCCACCGACGCCGAGCTCGCCATGTACTCGGTGATGTGGAGCGAACACTGCTCGTACAAGTCCTCCAAGGTGCACCTGCGCTACTTCGGTGAGACCACCACGGAGGCGATGCGGTCCTCGATGCTGGCCGGTATCGGCGAGAACGCCGGCGTGGTGGACATCGGCGACGGCTGGGCGGTGACGTTCAAGGTCGAGTCGCACAACCATCCGTCCTATGTCGAGCCCTATCAGGGCGCGGCCACCGGTGTCGGCGGCATCGTGCGCGACATCATGGCCATGGGTGCGCGACCGGTGGCGGTCATGGACCAACTGCGGTTCGGTGCGGCCGATGCCCCCGACACCCGGCGGGTGCTCGACGGCGTGGTCCGCGGCGTCGGCGGCTACGGCAACTCGCTCGGCCTGCCGAACATCGGCGGCGAGACGGTGTTCGACGCCTCCTACGCCGGCAACCCTCTGGTGAACGCGCTGTGCGTGGGGGTGTTGCGCAAGGAAGATCTACACCTGGCGTTCGCCTCCGGCACCGGCAACAAGATCATCCTGTTCGGCGCGCGCACCGGTCTCGACGGAATCGGCGGGGTGTCGGTGCTGGCGTCGGACACCTTCTCCGGCGACGAGTCCGGCGCGGGCCGCAAGAAGCTGCCGAGCGTCCAGGTGGGTGACCCCTTCACCGAGAAGGTGCTCATCGAATGCTGCCTGGAGCTGTACGCCGCCGGTCTGGTGGTCGGGATCCAGGACCTCGGCGGCGCCGGATTGTCCTGTGCGACATCCGAACTCGCTTCTGCCGGCGATGGCGGCATGCGCATCGAGCTGGACCGGGTGCCGCTGCGGGCCAAGGACATGACCCCGGCCGAGGTGCTGTCCAGCGAGTCGCAGGAACGCATGTGCGCGGTGGTCACCCCGGAGAACGTCGACGCGTTCCTGGCGGTGTGCCGCAAATGGGATGTGCTGGCCACCGTCATCGGTGAGGTCACCGACGGCGACCGCCTGCAGATCACCTGGAACGGCGAGACGGTCGTCGACGTTCCGCCGCGCACCGTGGCTCACGAAGGCCCGGTGTACGAGCGGCCGGTGCAGCGGCCCGACAGCCAGGACGCGCTGATCGCCGACACGTCGGCCAGGTTGCCCAGGCCGCAAACGGGTGACGAGCTGCGCGCGACTGTGCTTGCGCTGGTTGGCAGTCCGCATCTGTGCAGCCGCGCGTTCATCACCGAGCAGTACGACCGCTACGTGCGCGGTAATACCGTGCTGGCCGAGCACGCCGACGGCGGCGTGCTGCGCATCGACGAAACCACCGGCCGCGGTATCGCGCTGTCCACCGATGCGTCCGGGCGTTACACCCAACTCGACCCGTACACCGGCGCACAGCTGGCACTGGCCGAGGCCTACCGCAACGTCGCCGTCACCGGCGCGACGCCGGTCGCGGTGACCAACTGCCTCAACTTCGGTTCGCCCGAAGACCCCGGGGTGATGTGGCAGTTCTCGCAGGCCGTCCGCGGATTGGCGGATGGCTGTGCAGCCCTTGGCATTCCGGTCACCGGCGGGAATGTCAGCTTTTACAATCAGACCGGGGCGACCCCCATCCTGCCGACCCCGGTGGTAGGTGTGCTGGGCGTCCTCGACGACGTGACGCGCCGGCTGCCCACCGGGCTCGGCAACGAGCCGGGGGAGACCCTGCTGCTGCTCGGCGACACCCGCGATGAGTTCGACGGCTCGATATGGGCGCAGGTCACCGGCGACCATCTCGGCGGTGTGCCGCCACAGGTGGACCTGGAGCGGGAGAAGCTCCTCGCCGAGGTGCTGGCGGCCGCGTCCCGCGACGGCCTGGCCTCGGCAGCCCACGACCTGAGTGAAGGCGGGCTCATCCAGGCGGTCATCGAAGCGGCGCTGGCCGGTGAAACCGGTTGCCGCATCGTGCTTCCCGAAGGCACCGATCCGTTCACGTTCCTCTTCTCAGAGTCCGCGGGCCGTGCCCTTGTCGCCGTGCCGCGCACCGAGGAGAGCCGCTTCGTGTCGATGTGCGAGGCTCGCGGGCTGCCGGTAACCCGGATCGGTGTGTCGGACCCCGGCTCGGATTCCGTTGACGTGCAAGGCTTGTTCACCGTGACGCTGGCGGAGCTGCGCGCCACCTCCGAGAAAGTGCTGCCCGGGCTGTTCGGATGA
- a CDS encoding M18 family aminopeptidase, which translates to MTSAMMVIMSTAATARGLCEFIDASPSPFHVCQSAAQRLRDAGYTELAETDRWPDRGGRFFTVRAGSLVAWQSTDPGLPFRIVGGHTDSPNLRVKQHPDRVVAGWQVVALEPYGGAWLNSWLDRDLGISGRLSVRDRSADGGVSHRLVRIDAPILRVPQLAIHLAEDRAAVKLDPQRHVNAVWGLGDTPRSFLSYVAEKAGVNPADLLSADLMTHDLTPSALIGVDGEFVSAPRLDNQGTCYAGLEALLAAEPRGYLPVLALFDHEEVGSTSDHGAQSDLLLTTLERIVLAAGGDREDFLRRLTASMVASGDMAHATHPNYPDRHEPGHLIAVDGGPVLKVQPNLRYATDGRTAAAFELACRQAGVPLQRYEHRADLPCGSTIGPMTSARTGIPTVDVGAAQLAMHSARELMGAADIIAYAAALQAFLAPE; encoded by the coding sequence ATGACGTCGGCGATGATGGTGATCATGTCCACAGCTGCCACCGCGCGGGGATTGTGCGAATTCATCGACGCGTCGCCGTCGCCGTTCCACGTCTGCCAGTCGGCGGCGCAGCGGCTGCGCGACGCGGGCTACACCGAACTGGCCGAGACCGATCGATGGCCCGACCGGGGCGGTCGGTTCTTCACCGTGCGAGCCGGCTCGCTGGTCGCCTGGCAGAGCACGGACCCCGGCCTGCCGTTCCGGATCGTCGGCGGCCACACCGACAGCCCGAACCTGCGCGTCAAACAGCATCCGGACCGGGTGGTGGCCGGCTGGCAGGTGGTGGCCCTCGAGCCGTACGGCGGAGCGTGGCTCAACTCGTGGCTGGACCGCGACCTCGGGATCAGCGGCCGGCTCTCGGTGCGTGACCGCAGCGCTGACGGCGGGGTGTCGCACCGGCTGGTGCGCATCGACGCCCCGATCCTGCGGGTGCCGCAGCTGGCCATCCACCTGGCCGAAGACCGCGCAGCGGTCAAGCTCGATCCGCAACGCCATGTGAACGCGGTCTGGGGGCTGGGGGACACGCCACGGTCGTTCTTGTCCTACGTCGCCGAGAAGGCCGGGGTGAACCCGGCCGACCTGTTGTCGGCCGACCTGATGACCCACGACCTGACCCCGTCGGCGCTGATCGGTGTGGACGGCGAATTCGTCAGCGCACCCAGGCTGGACAACCAGGGCACCTGCTACGCCGGGCTGGAAGCGCTCCTGGCCGCCGAGCCACGCGGCTATCTGCCGGTGCTGGCACTGTTCGACCACGAAGAGGTCGGCTCGACGTCGGATCACGGCGCCCAGTCCGATTTGCTGCTGACCACGCTGGAGCGCATCGTGCTGGCCGCCGGTGGTGACCGCGAGGATTTCCTGCGTCGGCTCACCGCGTCCATGGTGGCCTCCGGCGACATGGCGCACGCGACCCATCCCAACTACCCCGACCGCCACGAACCCGGGCACCTGATCGCCGTCGACGGCGGCCCGGTGCTCAAGGTGCAACCGAACCTGCGCTACGCCACCGACGGCCGGACCGCGGCCGCGTTCGAACTGGCCTGCCGGCAGGCAGGCGTGCCGCTACAGCGCTACGAGCACCGTGCCGACCTGCCGTGCGGCTCGACGATCGGGCCCATGACGTCTGCGCGCACCGGTATCCCCACCGTGGACGTCGGGGCGGCCCAGCTGGCCATGCACTCGGCCCGCGAACTGATGGGTGCGGCCGACATCATCGCGTATGCCGCTGCGCTGCAAGCATTTCTGGCGCCGGAGTAA